The Spirosoma radiotolerans genome has a window encoding:
- a CDS encoding DUF433 domain-containing protein codes for MEQLFMNWRAYIHTDPAILGGKPIIKGTRLSVELLLDRLANGWTEQMIFDSYPNLPAEALKAVYGFMLDTIKDDVFQIQPSVRQAS; via the coding sequence ATGGAACAATTATTTATGAACTGGCGAGCGTATATTCATACTGACCCGGCTATTTTAGGGGGGAAGCCTATTATTAAAGGTACTCGGCTCTCGGTTGAGTTATTATTAGATCGGCTGGCGAACGGCTGGACTGAGCAAATGATTTTTGATAGCTATCCTAATCTTCCAGCAGAAGCTTTAAAAGCTGTTTATGGATTTATGTTAGACACCATTAAAGACGATGTATTTCAGATTCAGCCATCCGTTCGACAGGCTTCATGA
- a CDS encoding alpha/beta hydrolase family protein, whose translation MIKQIGLILVGVLAVAIGVLGWYSPGKTNPILTRDGQPIPGSFARLEAVTINGNTQWLLMRGVDSTKPVLLFLHGGPGLPEASLLVGHELEKKFVVVNWEQRGAGKSYDAKVFNDSFNVATFVDDAVDVSRWLAQ comes from the coding sequence ATGATAAAACAGATTGGCCTGATATTGGTCGGCGTACTTGCGGTGGCCATTGGTGTCTTGGGCTGGTACAGTCCTGGCAAAACGAATCCGATCCTTACCAGGGATGGGCAACCGATACCGGGCAGCTTTGCCCGACTCGAAGCGGTAACCATCAATGGAAACACCCAGTGGTTACTCATGCGGGGCGTCGACAGCACAAAACCCGTGCTTTTATTTCTTCATGGCGGCCCAGGCCTGCCCGAAGCGTCGCTGCTGGTGGGCCACGAGCTGGAAAAAAAGTTTGTTGTCGTCAACTGGGAGCAGCGTGGGGCGGGCAAATCCTATGACGCTAAAGTATTTAACGATTCCTTCAACGTCGCTACGTTTGTCGATGATGCGGTTGATGTAAGCCGATGGCTGGCGCAATGA
- a CDS encoding WGxxGxxG family protein, translating to MKKLRILVSFVALVFLSVGGSPAFSQTSSKENSSPYEEATQRDSKNQFSSYGWIGLAGLAGLLGLRRNRNRGNTAMTTVVLITGVLATSALLLSVTPAISQTPRSEKGLDGDNTVKTSQRDTEDHETNFDWVGFFGLAGLVGLVGPKRNRVEGQRTSV from the coding sequence ATGAAAAAATTACGAATACTTGTTTCCTTCGTTGCACTGGTTTTCCTCTCCGTGGGTGGGTCACCGGCGTTTAGCCAAACCAGCAGCAAGGAAAATTCGAGCCCTTATGAAGAGGCAACGCAAAGGGATAGCAAGAACCAGTTTAGCAGCTATGGCTGGATCGGCCTGGCTGGCCTGGCCGGTCTGCTGGGACTGAGACGTAACCGAAATCGAGGTAACACAGCGATGACAACTGTTGTACTGATTACGGGCGTGCTGGCTACCAGTGCGTTACTGCTCAGTGTTACACCGGCCATCAGCCAAACTCCGCGCTCCGAAAAAGGATTAGACGGGGATAATACGGTGAAGACCAGCCAGCGAGACACCGAAGATCATGAGACAAACTTCGACTGGGTTGGCTTCTTTGGCCTGGCGGGTCTGGTTGGTCTGGTTGGTCCGAAACGAAACAGGGTAGAGGGTCAGCGAACGAGTGTGTAG
- a CDS encoding ATP-binding protein: MNVSAQPFFTPTAKPTRLVRNALLVVEALSTPEASFRVKQANTDAEQLMNPVDGPLIGATLDQLPTPFNSAELHGQLKQVFSKGVSTQCTLLRPLVDSMLVFDCRLLKADSHLLVLSVVASEPEDMDSLEQVLEAMPAGLALFRAVRNDKQEIIDFQAVLCNQSGARLSRQSRQDILTKPISQRYADMKAYELFHQYVSIVTTGEPLHQRLYLPNQDIWLDISVVKYGDGVLVSFQDITQGQKTTALLESVMNSSPAAVRYYESIRDEAGQLIDFMTSTGNELAAYLPFRATQSTFGTRLLDLYPYLKENGLFERYVAVVESGQSDHFETSRTLEDRVVWFDCMAVRHGNGFVLTSLDITARKEAQLAQQRQGNLLQTVLDNSLTGIARLKTRQNPVGQIVDFTLEQVNATLAKTLGKSPDAVAGKLLSELMPHQMTNGLFERYAEVVRTGEPQRFELSNPAATIWYDVSAVAIADGLIVTFMDITASKMAQLDLEEQADLIKGVLNSSTSSILVLEPMIEGNGQPMDFLITLANPATGRLFFPFLGHDFTQEKTRTYTLLTLFPEVKERALYAALMTIVNTGETIQSSIEYPELGLTYDYDLRPFRQGVLMITTDSTPLRVYQQQLEANNIALSRSNEYLQQFAYVASHDLQEPLRKIQSFGDMLLTQYAKALDATGQDILRRQQHAAQRMQSLVKDLLNYSRLSTEQLPFQPISLQWLIEEVISDLETTIQETGAIVRVDPLPIIKGNSTQLRQLLQNLMTNALKFSKPGQPPRVTVDSFLLTADRLPQPRLTPDQGQWVALRVSDEGIGFDTLYKERIFELFQRLHGRSQYTGTGIGLAVVKKVVENHRGQIMAQSQPGEGATFTIYLPMT; the protein is encoded by the coding sequence GTGAACGTTTCGGCTCAACCATTTTTCACGCCTACGGCCAAACCCACCCGTTTAGTCAGAAACGCCCTGTTGGTGGTTGAAGCACTGTCGACACCTGAGGCTTCTTTTCGGGTTAAGCAGGCCAATACGGACGCGGAGCAGCTAATGAATCCAGTTGATGGTCCCCTAATCGGGGCAACGCTGGATCAACTACCTACGCCTTTCAATTCCGCCGAGCTGCATGGTCAGCTGAAGCAGGTGTTCAGCAAGGGTGTCAGTACCCAATGTACACTCCTGCGGCCCCTGGTGGATTCGATGCTGGTTTTTGACTGTCGGCTCCTTAAAGCGGATTCGCATCTGCTGGTGCTTTCTGTGGTGGCCTCGGAGCCCGAGGATATGGATTCGCTGGAACAGGTGCTGGAAGCAATGCCCGCAGGGCTGGCTCTGTTTCGTGCCGTTCGCAACGATAAACAGGAAATAATTGACTTTCAGGCCGTCCTGTGCAATCAGAGTGGCGCCCGGCTAAGTCGGCAAAGTCGCCAGGATATACTCACCAAACCCATCAGCCAGCGCTATGCCGATATGAAGGCATACGAGTTGTTTCACCAGTACGTATCAATTGTCACTACCGGAGAACCGCTTCACCAACGGCTGTACCTGCCAAATCAGGACATTTGGCTGGATATATCGGTGGTAAAATACGGAGATGGCGTATTAGTTTCTTTTCAAGATATTACCCAGGGCCAGAAGACGACTGCACTTCTGGAAAGCGTGATGAATAGCTCACCGGCTGCGGTTCGCTATTATGAATCGATTCGGGATGAGGCTGGTCAGCTTATCGATTTTATGACCAGCACCGGCAACGAACTGGCGGCTTACCTTCCATTCCGGGCAACTCAGTCGACATTCGGTACGCGATTGCTGGATTTGTATCCGTATTTAAAAGAAAACGGACTTTTTGAGCGCTACGTAGCCGTGGTCGAGTCGGGACAAAGTGATCATTTTGAAACGTCTCGTACGCTGGAGGACCGGGTGGTCTGGTTCGATTGCATGGCGGTTCGGCATGGAAACGGCTTTGTGTTAACCTCGCTCGACATTACGGCCCGAAAGGAAGCCCAGTTGGCTCAGCAGCGACAGGGTAACTTGCTGCAAACGGTACTAGACAACTCATTGACGGGTATTGCCCGGCTGAAGACTAGGCAGAACCCGGTGGGTCAGATTGTGGATTTCACGTTGGAGCAGGTCAATGCCACCCTGGCCAAAACACTGGGTAAATCGCCGGATGCGGTGGCAGGGAAACTGCTATCCGAACTGATGCCCCATCAGATGACGAATGGGCTCTTTGAGCGGTATGCCGAGGTGGTCCGAACGGGCGAGCCTCAACGCTTTGAGCTATCGAACCCAGCGGCTACCATCTGGTACGATGTGTCTGCGGTGGCCATTGCCGACGGGCTTATCGTTACCTTCATGGACATTACGGCCAGTAAAATGGCCCAGTTGGATCTGGAGGAACAGGCTGATTTGATCAAAGGCGTCCTGAACAGCTCAACCAGTAGTATTCTGGTGCTTGAGCCCATGATCGAAGGAAACGGTCAGCCTATGGATTTTCTGATCACGCTGGCCAATCCGGCAACCGGGCGCTTGTTCTTTCCCTTTCTGGGTCATGATTTCACGCAGGAGAAGACGCGGACCTATACCTTGCTGACGCTTTTTCCGGAGGTAAAAGAACGCGCCCTTTATGCGGCCCTGATGACTATCGTAAACACGGGAGAGACTATCCAGTCGTCTATAGAATACCCTGAACTGGGTTTGACGTATGATTATGATCTCCGGCCGTTCCGGCAGGGGGTGTTAATGATCACAACCGACAGCACGCCGTTGCGCGTTTATCAGCAGCAGTTGGAAGCAAACAACATTGCCCTGAGTCGCTCCAACGAATATTTGCAGCAGTTTGCTTATGTGGCTTCTCATGATTTGCAGGAGCCGCTGCGTAAAATTCAGTCGTTTGGGGATATGCTGCTGACACAATACGCCAAGGCGCTGGATGCAACGGGACAGGATATACTTCGTCGTCAGCAGCACGCGGCCCAGCGCATGCAAAGCCTGGTGAAAGATTTACTAAATTATTCCCGACTCTCGACTGAGCAACTTCCTTTCCAGCCAATATCGCTGCAATGGCTCATTGAGGAGGTGATTAGCGACCTGGAAACAACGATTCAGGAGACGGGCGCTATCGTGCGTGTCGATCCGTTGCCCATTATCAAGGGCAATTCGACCCAGCTCCGGCAACTACTGCAAAATCTGATGACCAATGCCCTGAAGTTCAGCAAGCCGGGGCAGCCGCCACGGGTGACGGTCGATTCGTTCCTGCTAACGGCCGATCGACTCCCGCAGCCCAGACTTACGCCCGACCAGGGGCAGTGGGTAGCGCTACGGGTTTCCGATGAGGGCATAGGTTTCGATACCCTTTATAAGGAGCGTATTTTTGAGCTTTTTCAGCGGCTGCACGGCCGCAGCCAGTATACCGGCACGGGCATTGGGTTGGCCGTCGTTAAAAAAGTGGTTGAGAACCACCGGGGGCAGATCATGGCGCAAAGCCAACCGGGAGAAGGGGCCACCTTCACCATATACCTGCCGATGACCTAG
- a CDS encoding alpha/beta fold hydrolase — protein MAHSWGTFLGVLTVQRQRDLFTAFFSISQIASQLEAEKISYNWVLAQAREHDSKRQVSRLVAQGPPPYPADAWLDYLMWQRGLVADYGGGMYQANFYPLFIRSILFCREYTLLDKIHYGLGAMKSVRWLWPTVVATDLFRLTPALQVPYYLFQGTHDYQTPYPIAKRYFDSVQAPRKRLFTFTNSAHSPIFEEPAYFRQCLDSALADVANTEGTFAKPPSVP, from the coding sequence ATGGCGCATTCCTGGGGAACATTTCTGGGTGTTCTTACCGTACAAAGACAACGGGATCTGTTCACAGCCTTTTTCAGTATTAGCCAGATCGCCAGCCAGTTAGAAGCCGAAAAGATTTCGTACAATTGGGTACTGGCGCAAGCCAGGGAGCACGATAGCAAACGGCAGGTCAGTCGGTTAGTAGCGCAGGGGCCTCCGCCCTACCCGGCCGATGCATGGCTGGACTACCTGATGTGGCAACGGGGACTCGTCGCTGATTATGGCGGTGGCATGTACCAGGCCAACTTCTATCCGCTCTTTATTCGAAGTATTTTATTCTGTCGGGAGTATACCCTGTTGGATAAGATTCATTACGGGTTGGGCGCCATGAAATCTGTTCGTTGGTTATGGCCGACGGTTGTGGCAACAGACCTGTTCCGGTTAACCCCAGCCCTTCAGGTTCCTTACTATCTTTTTCAGGGTACGCATGATTACCAGACACCTTATCCGATCGCCAAACGATATTTCGACAGCGTACAAGCTCCTCGAAAACGCCTGTTTACGTTTACCAACTCAGCCCACAGTCCTATTTTTGAGGAGCCAGCGTACTTTCGGCAATGCCTGGACAGTGCGTTAGCTGATGTAGCAAACACTGAAGGCACCTTTGCCAAACCGCCTTCAGTGCCCTAA
- a CDS encoding MFS transporter — translation MEQSINVKSSGLTAAQIAIMAISAGICVANIYYNQPILPHLARSFHASENEVGRVAVLAQAGYGLGLFFLTPLGDKVNRKRLMLLLQVLLIIALLCMTFANSLLLVSIMSFLIGLSAVSVQIIVPMAATLARENRGRIVGIIFTGILVGVLFARVFSGFIAEWLGWRYVYGISAGMVTVVTIALQVSLPNVASEFTGTYGQLLASTVYQIRRFALLRQTALLGALVFGAFCSFWTTLTFHLSGPPFRYQTGTIGLFGLLAIGAALMAPYFGKLADKGNANQVRLVTISLIIVSVLIVKVFPFSATAFVLTVLLLDLGAQSTQVTNTALIYTLDSSAHSRINTVYMTTYFLGGAIGTFVGIQCWAWGGWPTVTWQLLIWSCLALLVLLLRVRQPVSKIA, via the coding sequence GTGGAACAATCGATCAACGTAAAAAGCAGTGGTTTAACAGCCGCTCAGATTGCCATCATGGCTATATCGGCGGGTATTTGCGTCGCCAACATTTATTACAACCAACCCATTTTGCCGCATTTGGCCCGCTCGTTTCATGCCAGTGAAAATGAGGTTGGCCGGGTGGCCGTACTGGCACAGGCGGGCTATGGATTAGGGCTCTTTTTCCTGACTCCCCTTGGCGATAAAGTAAACCGGAAACGGTTGATGCTGCTGTTACAGGTTCTCTTGATTATCGCACTGCTCTGCATGACGTTTGCCAACAGTTTGTTGTTGGTGAGCATCATGAGTTTTCTCATTGGTTTATCGGCCGTTTCGGTGCAGATCATCGTACCAATGGCGGCCACCCTGGCGCGTGAAAATCGGGGGCGAATTGTCGGAATCATTTTCACCGGTATTCTGGTGGGCGTGCTCTTTGCCCGTGTCTTCAGCGGCTTTATTGCCGAATGGCTGGGCTGGCGGTATGTATATGGCATTTCGGCTGGTATGGTCACTGTGGTAACAATTGCGCTTCAGGTGTCATTGCCCAATGTAGCCTCCGAATTTACGGGCACATATGGTCAGCTATTAGCCTCGACGGTGTACCAGATCCGACGCTTTGCGCTGCTGCGCCAAACGGCGCTCCTGGGCGCGCTGGTGTTTGGTGCTTTCTGTTCGTTCTGGACTACGCTAACGTTTCACCTGAGTGGTCCGCCGTTTCGGTATCAGACCGGAACCATTGGTTTATTTGGCCTGCTGGCCATTGGTGCTGCCCTGATGGCGCCCTATTTCGGTAAACTGGCCGACAAGGGCAATGCGAATCAGGTGCGGCTGGTGACGATATCCCTCATCATTGTCAGTGTATTGATTGTCAAGGTGTTTCCATTTTCGGCAACTGCCTTTGTCCTGACCGTTTTGCTGCTTGACCTGGGGGCTCAGTCGACGCAGGTAACAAATACGGCGCTTATTTATACCCTGGATAGCTCCGCACATAGTCGCATCAATACGGTTTACATGACTACGTATTTCCTGGGTGGGGCCATCGGTACATTCGTTGGCATTCAGTGCTGGGCCTGGGGTGGTTGGCCGACGGTGACCTGGCAACTGCTTATTTGGAGCTGTCTGGCGTTGCTGGTTTTACTCCTGAGAGTTCGTCAGCCAGTAAGTAAAATCGCCTGA
- the hslU gene encoding ATP-dependent protease ATPase subunit HslU gives MTQSLKDLTPRQIVAELDQYIIGQHDAKRNVAIALRNRWRRMNSVADMQREITPNNILMIGATGVGKTEIARRLAKIADAPFIKVEASKFTEVGYVGRDVESMVRDLVEQSVNMVRAAKKEAVQARAHQLVEDAILDILIPPVKPVNGQMGFENEKKDSDAELNERTRERFREKIRSGEMDDRKIEIDVQQSQTPNIGIMGGAVDDLSMMNIQEMIGGMMPKRGKKRKVTIAEARKILLEEEAAKLIDMDEVKEEAIRKAEDAGIIFIDEIDKVASARSGNGGGGPDVSREGVQRDLLPIVEGSAVNTKYGVIHTDHILFIAAGAFHVAKPSDLIPELQGRFPIRVELQSLSEDDFYQILKEPKNALTKQYEAMLQAENVDLSFQDDALRELARIAFEVNSDVENIGARRLQTVLSHLMNDFMFDIPDVIGANAHVVITKELVNDKLNGLVKNRDLSQFIL, from the coding sequence ATGACCCAATCACTCAAAGACCTTACCCCACGGCAAATTGTTGCCGAATTAGATCAGTACATTATCGGCCAGCACGACGCCAAGCGCAATGTTGCCATTGCCCTGCGCAACCGCTGGCGCCGGATGAACAGCGTCGCCGACATGCAACGCGAAATCACACCGAATAACATTCTGATGATCGGTGCCACCGGCGTTGGTAAAACAGAAATTGCCCGGCGGCTGGCCAAAATCGCCGACGCGCCCTTTATTAAGGTAGAAGCCTCGAAGTTTACCGAAGTTGGCTACGTTGGCCGCGATGTGGAAAGCATGGTGCGCGACCTGGTCGAGCAATCGGTCAACATGGTGCGGGCGGCCAAAAAAGAAGCCGTTCAGGCCAGAGCCCACCAGTTGGTTGAAGATGCGATTCTGGATATTCTGATTCCGCCCGTTAAGCCCGTCAATGGCCAGATGGGTTTTGAGAATGAAAAAAAGGATTCGGACGCCGAGTTGAACGAACGTACCCGCGAACGGTTCCGCGAAAAGATCCGCTCCGGTGAAATGGACGACCGGAAGATTGAAATTGATGTCCAGCAAAGCCAAACGCCCAATATCGGCATCATGGGTGGCGCTGTCGATGATCTTTCTATGATGAATATTCAGGAGATGATTGGCGGCATGATGCCCAAACGAGGTAAAAAACGGAAGGTGACCATCGCTGAAGCCCGTAAAATCCTGCTCGAAGAAGAAGCCGCCAAGCTGATCGACATGGACGAAGTAAAAGAAGAAGCCATCCGAAAAGCCGAAGACGCGGGGATTATTTTCATCGACGAAATCGACAAGGTGGCCTCTGCCCGTTCCGGAAATGGCGGTGGCGGCCCCGACGTCAGTCGTGAGGGCGTTCAGCGGGATTTGCTACCCATTGTGGAAGGCAGTGCGGTGAATACAAAGTACGGCGTTATTCATACCGATCACATTCTGTTCATTGCGGCCGGTGCCTTCCATGTGGCTAAGCCCAGCGATCTGATTCCTGAATTACAGGGTCGTTTCCCCATTCGGGTCGAGTTGCAAAGCCTGTCGGAAGATGACTTCTACCAGATTTTGAAAGAGCCCAAAAACGCGCTGACCAAACAGTACGAAGCCATGCTTCAGGCCGAAAACGTTGACCTGTCTTTCCAGGACGATGCCCTGCGTGAGTTGGCCCGGATCGCCTTTGAGGTCAACAGCGACGTTGAAAACATTGGTGCCCGCCGGTTGCAAACGGTGCTTAGTCACCTCATGAACGACTTTATGTTCGACATTCCCGACGTTATCGGGGCCAATGCGCACGTGGTTATCACGAAAGAGCTTGTGAACGACAAACTGAACGGTCTGGTGAAAAACCGGGACCTGAGCCAGTTCATCCTGTAG
- a CDS encoding MBL fold metallo-hydrolase has protein sequence MAKIQQITSSLYQIGLGAVNAFFIKDNGLTLVDTGYPDSLPTVFRALQQAGEDPQTIRRVILTHAHPDHAGSAAAIKQTLGVPVLAHQLEAPLLEAGISGRSPIYRSPGVVNWLVYNLFIKGGDGKIAAVEVDERLSHGEVLPIAGGLQVLHTPGHSVGHIALLLMNEGVLIAGDLCANVVGLDLSTVYEDRALGIKSLLAVSELTFDKAVFGHGSPLRQQANRRIKVKFEPMRKDQFDGAVTSFNREGS, from the coding sequence ATGGCCAAAATTCAGCAAATCACTTCTTCCCTGTACCAGATTGGTTTGGGTGCTGTCAACGCTTTCTTTATCAAAGACAATGGGCTGACTCTGGTCGATACGGGTTATCCGGATAGCCTGCCGACGGTTTTCAGGGCCCTTCAGCAGGCAGGTGAAGATCCTCAAACTATTCGACGAGTCATTTTAACCCATGCTCACCCGGATCATGCCGGGAGTGCCGCGGCTATCAAACAGACATTGGGAGTTCCTGTACTGGCTCATCAGCTGGAAGCTCCACTTCTGGAGGCAGGCATCAGCGGACGCTCACCTATTTATCGGTCGCCGGGTGTGGTTAACTGGCTTGTGTATAACCTGTTCATCAAAGGAGGGGATGGGAAAATAGCTGCCGTAGAGGTTGATGAGCGATTGAGTCACGGCGAGGTACTACCCATCGCTGGCGGGCTTCAGGTGTTGCATACACCGGGTCATAGCGTTGGTCACATTGCCTTATTATTAATGAACGAAGGCGTACTGATTGCCGGTGATCTATGCGCCAATGTGGTAGGCCTCGACCTGAGTACGGTGTATGAAGATCGGGCGCTGGGTATAAAAAGCCTGCTGGCTGTGTCTGAGTTGACTTTCGATAAAGCTGTCTTTGGTCATGGTAGTCCGCTCAGGCAGCAGGCTAATCGACGAATAAAGGTGAAGTTCGAGCCTATGCGTAAGGATCAATTTGACGGGGCCGTAACCTCATTTAACAGAGAAGGCAGCTAG
- a CDS encoding PAS domain-containing sensor histidine kinase — MLSTSVLPEDILLRALLKDSLNGLILYQVIRNEANQPVDFRYQMVNSVAAALLKANEKDLLNKSCQIVFPLGNELRNYYKQVVVTGQNLRVDYQLPADDRWFEVLITAQEQDTLLCFFTDITVRKQAQEELRLAHERLRTLFDAVPLELGFYRSVRDEHGQLMDLRPELINLQSVHRLQIPDVSSGQLMSEQLPGLTNRDTWPIIKQVIDTGVPQRHELYYDFIDGSRWFDVLYTRLEDGIISASTDISDRKQTEQELIKHLALLQQTEELAATGSWEYNQQTRQFTWSPGMYKLFGIEPDSLVAPDIFVAYAVKTDQLVARQIVDFLQTGTGQLEEMLCIQTPQALKIFQVKGRVMAGADDQTVRVLGVCWDITRQRQTQQQLALTVMNLQAVLDASPAFIAFLKASRNEAGQVTDFAVVVHNQKFAEFAHYPPGALVGLSIADLEPILWGAQTLPNLLKVLETGQPYYEEQLNDTRDRWLSLSVTKQHNGVVLTGLDITDLKQAQQQQQYWMEELTRSNESLQTLRQLRQTLRERGELLRATSHDLRGNFGVIAGAASMLTVVQSEDERRQMLEMLLRNVRQATQMLTELLDYARLEAGQEKRTITSFDAASLLMELSQSVRALAEQKELSLKIDGPVSLPVKGDALNVRRMAQNILLNAINYTLTGTIHLEWGLEPDNRWWFLVQDTGPGLTANLLANLNNYSLVSGENFQVQRGGIRAAGASETSGEGIGLRIVRQLGELLDARLTVQSEPGKGTRFLVSLPMQYT, encoded by the coding sequence ATGTTAAGCACAAGTGTGTTACCCGAAGATATTCTCCTGAGAGCGCTCCTGAAGGACTCGCTCAATGGACTGATTCTGTATCAGGTTATCCGAAATGAGGCTAATCAACCCGTTGATTTTCGGTATCAGATGGTAAATTCGGTAGCTGCTGCCCTTCTGAAAGCCAACGAAAAGGACTTACTGAACAAAAGTTGTCAGATTGTTTTTCCACTGGGCAACGAACTCCGAAATTACTATAAACAGGTTGTCGTCACGGGTCAGAACCTGCGCGTCGACTATCAACTTCCTGCCGATGACCGTTGGTTCGAAGTATTGATTACCGCCCAGGAACAGGATACGCTGCTGTGTTTCTTTACGGACATTACCGTTCGCAAACAGGCCCAGGAGGAGCTACGTCTTGCGCATGAACGGCTCCGGACGCTTTTTGATGCAGTACCTCTGGAGTTAGGCTTTTACCGGTCTGTCCGCGATGAACACGGGCAACTTATGGATTTGCGCCCGGAATTGATCAACCTGCAGTCAGTCCATCGGCTACAGATTCCCGACGTATCGAGTGGTCAGCTCATGTCCGAGCAGTTGCCGGGTTTGACGAATCGTGACACCTGGCCTATTATAAAACAGGTCATAGACACGGGCGTGCCACAGCGCCATGAATTGTATTACGACTTTATAGATGGTTCCCGCTGGTTCGATGTGCTGTATACGCGGCTTGAAGATGGCATCATTTCGGCCTCAACAGACATCAGCGACCGAAAGCAGACGGAGCAGGAGTTGATTAAACACCTCGCGCTTTTGCAGCAAACCGAAGAGCTGGCTGCTACAGGAAGCTGGGAGTATAACCAGCAAACCCGGCAATTCACCTGGTCGCCGGGCATGTATAAGTTGTTCGGAATCGAACCGGATTCGCTCGTTGCCCCTGACATCTTTGTTGCCTATGCTGTAAAAACAGACCAGCTCGTTGCCCGGCAAATAGTCGATTTTCTTCAGACAGGCACTGGCCAGTTGGAGGAAATGCTGTGTATCCAGACACCACAGGCACTCAAAATCTTTCAGGTAAAAGGAAGGGTAATGGCTGGTGCCGACGATCAGACTGTCCGGGTATTGGGTGTGTGCTGGGACATTACCCGACAACGGCAAACCCAGCAACAACTGGCGCTGACGGTGATGAACCTACAGGCCGTGCTGGATGCCTCTCCCGCATTCATCGCTTTTCTGAAAGCCAGTCGAAACGAGGCTGGCCAGGTAACAGACTTCGCCGTAGTTGTTCATAATCAGAAGTTTGCTGAATTCGCTCATTACCCGCCCGGCGCGCTGGTAGGCCTGTCCATTGCCGATCTGGAGCCTATTCTGTGGGGCGCACAAACACTGCCTAACTTGCTGAAGGTTCTGGAAACGGGCCAACCATATTATGAAGAGCAACTGAACGATACGCGTGACCGCTGGCTTAGTTTGTCCGTAACCAAACAGCACAATGGGGTCGTGCTCACGGGGCTCGACATTACGGACCTGAAACAAGCCCAGCAGCAGCAACAATACTGGATGGAGGAGTTGACGCGGTCGAACGAAAGCTTACAGACACTACGGCAATTGCGCCAAACCCTTCGTGAACGGGGAGAACTTCTGAGAGCCACCTCACACGATTTGCGGGGCAATTTCGGTGTGATTGCCGGGGCCGCTTCCATGCTAACGGTCGTTCAGTCGGAAGATGAGCGACGGCAAATGCTGGAGATGTTGCTGCGTAACGTCCGACAGGCTACCCAAATGCTTACTGAACTACTGGATTATGCCCGGCTGGAAGCGGGCCAGGAAAAGCGAACGATTACCTCGTTTGATGCCGCAAGCCTGTTAATGGAGTTAAGTCAGAGCGTTCGGGCGTTGGCTGAGCAAAAGGAATTAAGTCTGAAAATTGATGGACCAGTCTCTCTACCGGTCAAGGGCGATGCACTAAATGTACGCCGAATGGCCCAGAACATACTTTTGAATGCCATTAACTATACCCTCACGGGTACAATTCATTTGGAGTGGGGCCTGGAACCAGACAACCGCTGGTGGTTTTTAGTACAGGATACCGGCCCCGGCCTGACAGCCAATTTATTGGCAAACCTCAATAATTATTCACTCGTATCGGGCGAAAATTTTCAGGTGCAGCGGGGAGGTATTCGGGCGGCTGGAGCCAGTGAAACATCTGGTGAAGGCATTGGCCTTCGCATTGTGCGCCAGCTGGGCGAATTGCTTGATGCCCGGCTAACGGTGCAAAGCGAGCCCGGCAAAGGCACCCGGTTTCTGGTTAGTCTGCCCATGCAGTATACGTAA